The sequence GAAAAAAAATGGTACATCTGCATATGAGAAATACGACAGCTCCAATAAGCCTCTCGGGCAATTCATCAGCTCCACTATCCATCTCTCCCATACATATTAGGTAAACTAATGGACACTTCTTGGACACAATACAACGCGACCTCAACTCAATTAACAACCAAATTCACACTTTCACTACAAAGTTGGCTATCCATCATATCATTTAGTGCTTAaagatttacaaaattttaattttaatagaagACTTCATCTACATAATAGAATCACCACCtgtgaaacttttttttagctAAATCAAGGGCACTCAATTTCAGAATATACATACCATTCCCAAATACAAAAGTGCAAGCATAAAAGCAGCAGCATGCAGTGAATCTTCAAAACACACACAGCAGAGCAAGATATTGTTACTttggaaaaaatgtttttgttacGCATAGCTAGCTCAGCTTCATAGAGTATTTATAATTCCTAGCAGTTGGAGGAAAAACAGGTAATGAAATTTAACACAATTCGTAAGAAAGTAACAGATTTGTTGTCATGTCATTTAGCAGGTCTCCACAATCTGAAATATTGAAGACCTACAACCTACCCTAAGTGATTTCAACTAAAATCAAGTACGACTAGCAAATGTGAAATCAAAGCCATTATGCTTGTGCAATATGAACATGAAAGTTTCCACACTGAATGCAACAAAATAGCTCTAGCCCAATTGCTGCCACTTAATCCCATGACTTGTTTAAATGTTAATTACTAGTATATCAAGCTCACCTGTACAAGAAAAGCCATATCAACCACCAATGTTGTAATCACACCAATAACCAGACCCAAAACTCCATTAGCAACAGTAGAAAAACCAATATCAACATCAATCtacaaataaaaagtaattgattaaaaaaccaTGGCAGACAAGTTAGGATACATACATCATCCATTAGTAGGAAACTTCCTACAACAAGACAGacaaaaatttataaagatATTGAATGAAAATTTACTTCTAAATACTTGGGACCCCGAATATAGTTGCAATCAACCACCTTTCCCTGTAAACAAGGAGTACTACCAACACTCAGGCATATAATCCATGAGCTCTGCATTTTTAAGATGGAAAATCAATAAGGAGTGCAAAGAGAAACATATGCTGTTTCTCCATCCTTTAAGGAAAGATGGTagtaataaaatacaaatagaagttgaaaagaaatataatCAAAAACCATAAATAGAAacagaagaaaatgaaagagaaagtcataaaaaccaaaaatacgGTAATGATAAGAGACTCAGTTATGCAGATTGAGCTTTAGACCAAAATACATATGCATCAACTTGGTAGCAGGCAGCTCCACAGCTGCATATACCAACTTAAGGCGCATTTGTTTTAAGGACTGTacaaactaatatatatatacacacacacacactggcTATGCACATCAGCCCATCAAGCCTTGCATGGTAGCGACAAAACAAAGGAATTAAAACTCAAATCCTCATTACATGgtcaattttgaaaattgtatTTATGATAAGATGTACTGCAATCCTACAGATGGTAAACAAACCACCATGCCACCTTCATCGGTCTACATTGTTCTATAATCTAGACCTAAATCAGGCATAGGGTCAATAAACTTCGAATGGGAACTCCCCAGTCCCCACAGATGCACAGCAGCACTTGAAACCTTGGTTTTCAAACCCATGGTTTAACCTATGACCACTTGGCTAAACCAGTTACACTAAAACACAGCTGATAAAAGTTGgtgaaattcaataaattataaattcagTAAGCCCAAATATTTGAGCCaacttttcttcattcttgtaaGTGTTATGTGCAGGGCAGAATAACCCAACAAGCAATTTGGCAAATATGAAGGAAAAACACTTGAAATAAGAATATAGACTACTGTTTACTTAGGTAATACATCATGAATATGCAGTGAATCTTGTTCTAGAATCTAGACTATGAGAACTGTTTtgttcccttttttatttttccattttgtgAAGCCAATGAAGGGTAAGGTCAATCACTAGAGGCAAAGGTCAATCACCACGccgattattttatataattaataaagttaataaattgtGTATAATTTATACTAGaatgcataatttattttctctaataaaaaacaattaataagaattaaaactaaatgaacaaatgaaaattaataacttataaTAGCTTGTTCGGTTTGGGGTTGGGGTTTATTCCCCTTTTTGTTAAAACTGTATCTATTCCTAAACTCCAGTAGTGGATCCGAAGCCAGCTTCAGCTCTGAGCGTAGAATCCAAATCCTGAACCTCAACAACCTGCGGCATCACCATCTGCTGGATTATCAACAGTATCACCCCTGTAATCCGCGTCGATCACGCCCGCTCCCACATCAGTGTCAttctaacaaactaacatttgcACAAAACACGCCAAAAGGAGTGAAGATCTAAACAAGCAATCTGTGTGTGTTCCGCCATGAACGAAGAACAACAGTGTCTGCTTCTCAGCTCAGCTTCTCGCTTCTGGCCCCCCAAAGGAGTGAAGCTATCGTACGGCACTGCGGGCTTCAGGGCCGATGCATCACTTCTCCAATCGACGGTGTACAGAGTGGGAATCCTTGCAGCCCTTAGATCGCTCAAGACCCGCTCCGTCATCGGCCTCATGATCACCGCCTCACACAACAAAGTCTCCGATAACGGAGTCAAAATCGCTGACCCAAGCGGCGGCATGCTCTCTCAGCATTGGGAACCCTTCGCCGACGCCCTCGCCAACGCCCCTTCTCCCCAACACCTCCTCCTGGTTAGTTAGCTTATTAGCACCAATAATTTCTTCCCACACTACCCTTTTTGTTGAAACCGTGTTTGGCGAATGTGGTTATGTACAGTTGATAAATGAATTCGTGGAGAAAGAAGGGATCTCGGTGGATGGGGACTGGCATGTCGAAGTGCTTTTGGGGAGAGACACGAGACCAAGTGGAGATGCTTTGCTTCAAGCAGCTAAACAGGCATgagcaaggttttaaattacaGTCACAGTTTCTTGGCGCTCCTTGACATTGCGTGGACAAATGCGGCCAATGTGGTCACAGTTGGGTTGCAGACAACCAGACACCCCAAAAACCGTGACGTTGTGGCTGAAATCACTGTTGCAGACCCTTTTTTATAACCTTGAGGGTATAAGAGTCatcataattttagaaaatgctCTGCTACTGTGATTTCAGCAGCAATGTCAAGGTATTTGGAGTATTTGCGACTGCAATTGTGGTTGCACGAGCTGCATTTGTCTGCTATTCCCTGCAATGTCAATAAACTCGATGAAACTacaaccacaatttaaaaccttgagaATCATAAATGATTGGGAAATTCTaccatcttttattttattgagtggattttaattacatataattGGATGAAAATGAAGGGCGTCACTTCAATTGTTGGAGCTGTTGCGACAGATATGGGAATCTTGACAACTCCACAATTGCATTGGATGGTTCGTGCTAGAAATAAGGGTATGAAAGCTTCGGAGCAGGATTACTTTGAACAGCTTTCAAGCTCATTCAGGTTAGTCCAATCCTGATATTCTTGTGGTAGATGAACATTGCTTCATGTTGttcctttcttttgttgatttttaaatcaTCAATGAGCACATCCTTTTAGGGTCATTGTGTGATTGGATCAGGTGCTTAGTGGATTTGATCCCAGCTGAAAAATGTAAGTTTGATGGGGTGAACGACAAAGTGGTAGTGGATGCAGCTAATGGGGTTGGTGGAGTGAAACTTAAATATTTAGGGAAATTGTTGAATGGTTTGATTATTGAGGTTCGGAACAGCAGTGAAGATGGAGGTGTACTGAATGATGGAGTTGGTGCTGATTATGTGCAAAAAGAGAAGGTTCTTCCAAACAGCTTTGGTTCTAAAGACACCGGGATAAGGTTAGTCTGCTGATAATCTTGTGTTAGAAGTGAAGTTCATGCAGGCATGCTGCTTGACATTTCTATACTAATATGAAATTATGAAGTGTATATCTGCATCCCAGTAATATTCCAATAAATAAGTTGAGATTTTCTTTCTAACAATTTAATCAGTCTGCAATTCTGCATGGTTACCTTACCGCAAGTAATTCCAACCACAATTGTAGAAATGGAAGGCTTGTTGTTCATTGAAACTTACAAATTTGTAACCATGAATTGATAGTTTGTTAACATAATCcttgaattaattttacttaaaaaaataataaacaaaaacattcaactTAAAAGGACTAGGCTTCTGGCTtgtaagtaattttttgtttccatttttaattGGTAGGGGGGGAGGGTGTCTGTGATATGTGCAGGTTAGGGGAAGTAGGAGGAGGTCTTATTGAAAGCTGGATAAGTTAGCCCTACCATTTTAGTATATGTATTCTTTTAGTGTTGTTATATTGGTGTTCTTTATTATGGTCTTTACTAATGGAGCTAGTTCTAGTTTGTAGGTGTGTTAGTTTGGATGGAGATGCTGATCggcttgtttattttattgtgcCACCTGAAAGCAGTGGTAGGATTGACCTTGTTGATGGGGACAAGATACTATCCCTGTTTGCCTTATTTATTAGGGAGCAACTAAGCTTTCTTAATGAGAAAGAAGACATGAAAAATTGCCACCAAGCCCATCTTGGTGTCGTACAGACTGCTTATGCAAATGGGGCATCTACTAATTACCTTAAACTGTTGGGACTTGAAGTCAATTTTACTCCAACTGGAGTGAAATATCTGCATGAAAAAGCCACCGAATTTGATATTGGTATCTACTTTGAGGCAAATGGCCATGGAACTGTCTTATTTTCAGAATCTTTCATAGAGTCGTTGGAGGCTAGAACTAATGAGATTTCTTTAGGATCCAAAGGTTTGTTCTGAGGTTTCTGACTATTTTCACTTCACTTACAAGATTCAACTAAATAGAAATGTGTGATTGTTAGTTTCAGGTTCAGAAGGGGAAAAAGCTGCTCTGAGATTATTGGCTGTCAGTAAGTTGATCAATCAAGCTGTTGGAGATGCTTTGAGTGGATTGCTCTTGGTGGAAGTCATATTACAGCATATGGGATGGTCAATAAATAAATGGAATGAACTTTATCATGATTTACCCAGCAAGCAGCTCAAGGTCAatcattattatcttttatcttttctgtAACTAGAATTTTTTGCACTGCTGTCAGAAGCTTATGTATAAGAAAATATAGTGTGGTCCTACTATACCTGAAATGTTAATCATAATttcaattatgttaattaactgtTTAAACTCTGTTAGCTTGAATGTGTTTGTTTTAACCCAAAATTTCACATTTCACCCTTGTTATGAAGCTActattcaatttaaatattttaatcttccCTCCCTTAGCATGCATGTGCCAATGTAATATATGTGATTATCATTCCAGTgtcaatttatttgtttttactgATTAATTCATGGAAATTCAGAAATTAATGCTTGGTTTGGCTTTTCTCAACTGTCAGGTCAAAGTTGCTGACAGAACGGCTATTGTTACAACAAATGCAGAAACTGTGGTTGTGAGCCCCCCGGGTCTAAAAGAAGCCATAAATGAAGAAACTGGTatctttttttctattccttCTTTTCAATTTGTGCGACATGTTTGTTTGAATTACCAATGTgttttaccaaatttcacattGATGCAACAAGTGTCTAagattaatgaaaagaaaaatgtagtAACATAGTATGGCACCACTCCTTCTGACATTGAGGCCAGTTGCACTTCTCCCCACTGATTGAAGGAGGCCGGAGGGAGAGGGAGGCTAGTGACATTTCTCCACACCAATTTTGCAAGATTTGTTGGAGGCTTGTTTTTGTAATGTGTATATATTGCATTGTTTTGTTCAAAGACAgcattattttttggttttatcaTTGCTTGCTTGCTTTTATTTGTGAAACCACCAAGAATGGGCAGAGGGAGGGAGGCAAGGAGGCCTAAATAATACAAACATTGAATGTTATATTCCTGAAAAGTTGGTGTCTTGCTGTTTATGGGATTATACTATTACTGTTATCAAGTCCAAGTGGCTTGGCAAAATTGCACTGAGTGCGAGATATTTGTCAGTTTCATCCATCCATGAATGCCTTTTAGTGTGAAAGATTGAAATGCAGAATTTCAGTTTACTAATATTGCAGCTTGGTACTCCTCTTCTGCATTTACAGCTAAGTACCCCCAAGGTCGGTGCTTTGTGCGACCATCTGGCACTGAAGATGTTGTTCGTGTGTATGCTGAGGCATCTACACCGGAAGCAGCTGATACACTTGCCAACTGTGTGGCTAagcttgtggatcaattcttaGGGTTCAATAGCTCCTGACATCACAACAGCTCCTCCTTCCGTGtctttttaatttccatttGACATTACAACAGAATGTACTTGGCTTTGAAACTTAGCTAGCCATCGtgattttctaataaattttctcGTGCATTTTACTAAGCTTATGCGAGAGTATTTGAAAATCTTGCTCTGATGTGTTTATGGTCCTTCCCAACTTAAGAGTGCTAACTAGCAAAGGTATAATTTTCGACATTTAAGTCATTGAAAATAAGTCACTAATTTGAGCATGACCCATAAATGAAACACTCACACTCACGATTATTTGGGTATACCATACCCTTGGATTAgtgaagtatattttttaaatggaccgaaatatattaataagtgttaaaatgaatgataaaataacattaaatattttcaatcgcgttcttattaaatttatttaaatattttgttcatttatctCAGATTAAACgaaaataataacaaagcaatattaaagaattaaataaaagaaaattataagaaagATTTGTTTTATGTCTTTCGCTTTCCGTTATTACGAAAATGTCATAACCAACTAAGCTAATAgactaattatgttataaaataattaatattgttatatataacactaaaatttctaatgtgtatttaatgcacatgtaaatttatataataaattttgtgataattagatatcatatttgtttaatttttctgtAATAAACCttcaaatacatcattcaattaaatattaaatttgtttaattattaattactgtaataaacatttaaatacaacattaagttaaatatcaaatttttttaattatcaaattttataaataaattaaatgtataaaaaaattataatttttttaaaaaatcaaaacacatgccgtatgttttgaatttttttaatacgcaTCTCTTCTTCTCCGGCGATGAAAAACCGTCAAACTGTACAAAAGAATGTGGAGTGTACTTGAAAGTAcaattttaatacaaaaaaaaggcaCGACAAAACTAAAAATACTCATAAGAACATTTTtggtattttagaaaaaatgtgGAGTGTACTAGCAAAAATGTGGTCGAAGCTCGCACACTCTTCAACATAATGCCCCACAAAAACCTCGTCACTTACAACGCCATGTTGTCCGCGTACCTCCGCTCTGGCATGCTTGACGAGGCTTCCCGCTTCTTCAACACCATGCCGGAGAGGAACGTTGTGTCTTGGACTGCAATGCTCAATGGTTTCTCCGATGCCGAGAGGATCGAAGATGCGAAGAAGGTGTTTGATGAATTGCCTGAGAGAAATATTGTTTCGTGGAACGCGATGGTGGTGGCGTTGGTTAGGAATGAGAATTTAGAGGAAGCGAGGATGGTTTTTGAGGAGACTCCTTATAAGAATGTGGTTTCATGGAATGCTATGATCGCGGGGTATGTTGAGAAAGGGAGAATGGATGAGGCAAGAAAATTGTTTGAGAAGATGGAGTTTAGGAATATGGTTACTTGGACTAGCATGATATCTGGTTATTGTCGCGAGGGAAATTTGGAGGGGGCTTATTGTTTGTTT comes from Glycine soja cultivar W05 chromosome 20, ASM419377v2, whole genome shotgun sequence and encodes:
- the LOC114401280 gene encoding phosphoacetylglucosamine mutase-like isoform X1 — protein: MNEEQQCLLLSSASRFWPPKGVKLSYGTAGFRADASLLQSTVYRVGILAALRSLKTRSVIGLMITASHNKVSDNGVKIADPSGGMLSQHWEPFADALANAPSPQHLLLLINEFVEKEGISVDGDWHVEVLLGRDTRPSGDALLQAAKQGVTSIVGAVATDMGILTTPQLHWMVRARNKGMKASEQDYFEQLSSSFRCLVDLIPAEKCKFDGVNDKVVVDAANGVGGVKLKYLGKLLNGLIIEVRNSSEDGGVLNDGVGADYVQKEKVLPNSFGSKDTGIRCVSLDGDADRLVYFIVPPESSGRIDLVDGDKILSLFALFIREQLSFLNEKEDMKNCHQAHLGVVQTAYANGASTNYLKLLGLEVNFTPTGVKYLHEKATEFDIGIYFEANGHGTVLFSESFIESLEARTNEISLGSKVSGSEGEKAALRLLAVSKLINQAVGDALSGLLLVEVILQHMGWSINKWNELYHDLPSKQLKVKVADRTAIVTTNAETVVVSPPGLKEAINEETAKYPQGRCFVRPSGTEDVVRVYAEASTPEAADTLANCVAKLVDQFLGFNSS
- the LOC114401280 gene encoding phosphoacetylglucosamine mutase-like isoform X2; translated protein: MNEEQQCLLLSSASRFWPPKGVKLSYGTAGFRADASLLQSTVYRVGILAALRSLKTRSVIGLMITASHNKVSDNGVKIADPSGGMLSQHWEPFADALANAPSPQHLLLLINEFVEKEGISVDGDWHVEVLLGRDTRPSGDALLQAAKQGVTSIVGAVATDMGILTTPQLHWMVRARNKGMKASEQDYFEQLSSSFRCLVDLIPAEKCKFDGVNDKVVVDAANGVGGVKLKYLGKLLNGLIIEVRNSSEDGGVLNDGVGADYVQKEKVLPNSFGSKDTGIRCVSLDGDADRLVYFIVPPESSGRIDLVDGDKILSLFALFIREQLSFLNEKEDMKNCHQAHLGVVQTAYANGASTNYLKLLGLEVNFTPTGVKYLHEKATEFDIGIYFEANGHGTVLFSESFIESLEARTNEISLGSKGSEGEKAALRLLAVSKLINQAVGDALSGLLLVEVILQHMGWSINKWNELYHDLPSKQLKVKVADRTAIVTTNAETVVVSPPGLKEAINEETAKYPQGRCFVRPSGTEDVVRVYAEASTPEAADTLANCVAKLVDQFLGFNSS
- the LOC114401280 gene encoding phosphoacetylglucosamine mutase-like isoform X3, whose protein sequence is MNEEQQCLLLSSASRFWPPKGVKLSYGTAGFRADASLLQSTVYRVGILAALRSLKTRSVIGLMITASHNKVSDNGVKIADPSGGMLSQHWEPFADALANAPSPQHLLLLINEFVEKEGISVDGDWHVEVLLGRDTRPSGDALLQAAKQGVTSIVGAVATDMGILTTPQLHWMVRARNKGMKASEQDYFEQLSSSFRCLVDLIPAEKCKFDGVNDKVVVDAANGVGGVKLKYLGKLLNGLIIEVRNSSEDGGVLNDGVGADYVQKEKVLPNSFGSKDTGISGRIDLVDGDKILSLFALFIREQLSFLNEKEDMKNCHQAHLGVVQTAYANGASTNYLKLLGLEVNFTPTGVKYLHEKATEFDIGIYFEANGHGTVLFSESFIESLEARTNEISLGSKVSGSEGEKAALRLLAVSKLINQAVGDALSGLLLVEVILQHMGWSINKWNELYHDLPSKQLKVKVADRTAIVTTNAETVVVSPPGLKEAINEETAKYPQGRCFVRPSGTEDVVRVYAEASTPEAADTLANCVAKLVDQFLGFNSS